One Bombyx mori chromosome 28, ASM3026992v2 DNA segment encodes these proteins:
- the LOC101744740 gene encoding stabilizer of axonemal microtubules 1 isoform X2 — protein MPECLPCPAAGIKSGLRDGKPIDGDMRPNCPCRSCCCGKPPIVKPCYKQPKIPESYAPRRCYIKPSAPVEGCTTYKLSYLPVDGCKNLRGEVKKPSPNIVPSCEPMEGCTVQKLSYLPNPVCVTQSIRPCHHDMWGQGPMQNITTQRHDYVPKPSILRESFKPAPKFHCVDQPFENRTINKLSYLPPEKIDMPKSFAPERCYEKPAAKMDGTTTHKMSYLPNPVMKKETVPWACKGQYEKPCQKLDGNTTYTMSYLDAKSDCRRQPILPTACSNPVSASKRFETQTIYKNSYLPATATIPTPVKPSPNIIASTAQMEGDTVQKLSYLPNPVCVTQSIRPCHHDMWGQGPMQNITTQRHDYVPKPSVLRESFKPAHKYHCVEQPFENRTVNRMSFLDPGRVPLPESYAPVKCYEKPTGLP, from the exons GTGTCTACCATGCCCAGCGGCGGGTATCAAGTCGGGTCTTCGAGACGGAAAGCCCATTGACGGCGACATGAGACCGAACTGCCCATGCCGATCTTGCTGCTGTGGGAAACCGCCCATTGTTAAGCCG TGTTACAAGCAACCAAAAATCCCAGAGTCGTACGCGCCGAGACGATGCTACATAAAACCATCAGCCCCCGTAGAGGGATGCACGACTTACAAGCTGTCGTATCTACCTGTCGACGGATGCAAAAACCTACGGGGAGAAGTAAAGAAACCTTCGCCCAACATTGTACCGAGCTGTGAACCTATGGAAGGGTGTACCGTTCAAAAG TTGTCATACCTACCGAACCCGGTGTGCGTGACGCAGTCGATCCGGCCCTGCCACCACGACATGTGGGGCCAGGGTCCCATGCAGAACATCACCACACAACGACACGACTACGTGCCCAAGCCGAGTATACTACGAGAGAGCTTTAAGCCAGCACCGAAATTTCACTGCGTCGACCAACCATTTGAAA AtcggacaataaataaattatcttatTTACCGCCCGAGAAAATTGATATGCCGAAATCGTTTGCGCCCGAGCGTTGCTATGAAAAGCCGGCTGCCAAAATGGACGGAACCACCACCCACAAGATGAGCTATTTACCGAATCCT gtaaTGAAGAAAGAAACAGTACCGTGGGCTTGTAAGGGACAATATGAGAAGCCTTGTCAAAAGTTGGACGGAAATACGACATACACAATGAG TTACTTGGACGCGAAAAGCGACTGTCGTCGACAACCCATCTTACCGACTGCTTGCTCCAACCCTGTCTCCGCTTCGAAGAGATTTGAAACGCAGACTATTTATAAGAACAG CTATTTACCGGCCACGGCAACCATACCGACGCCAGTGAAGCCGTCGCCAAACATCATCGCTTCGACAGCTCAAATGGAAGGGGACACGGTGCAAAag TTGTCGTACCTACCGAACCCGGTGTGCGTGACGCAGTCGATCCGGCCCTGCCACCACGACATGTGGGGTCAGGGTCCCATGCAGAACATCACCACGCAACGACACGACTACGTGCCCAAGCCGTCTGTACTCCGGGAGTCGTTCAAACCGGCTCACAAGTACCACTGCGTCGAACAACCGTTTGAAA atCGGACCGTGAATCGGATGTCGTTTTTGGACCCGGGACGAGTGCCCCTACCGGAATCGTATGCTCCCGTCAAGTGTTACGAAAAGCCAACAGGTTTaccataa
- the LOC101744740 gene encoding stabilizer of axonemal microtubules 1 isoform X1, producing the protein MPECLPCPAAGIKSGLRDGKPIDGDMRPNCPCRSCCCGKPPIVKPCYKQPKIPESYAPRRCYIKPSAPVEGCTTYKLSYLPVDGCKNLRGEVKKPSPNIVPSCEPMEGCTVQKLSYLPNPVCVTQSIRPCHHDMWGQGPMQNITTQRHDYVPKPSILRESFKPAPKFHCVDQPFENRTINKLSYLPPEKIDMPKSFAPERCYEKPAAKMDGTTTHKMSYLPNPVMKKETVPWACKGQYEKPCQKLDGNTTYTMSYLDAKSDCRRQPILPTACSNPVSASKRFETQTIYKNSYLPATATIPTPVKPSPNIIASTAQMEGDTVQKLSYLPNPVCVTQSIRPCHHDMWGQGPMQNITTQRHDYVPKPSVLRESFKPAHKYHCVEQPFENRTVNRMSFLDPGRVPLPESYAPVKCYEKPTAKMESDTIHKMSFQPVCVPTPQRPPWACKGQYEKPCQKLEGTTIYRSSFLPPGEDCTEYMDPCAYGDCKPCDCTCPSGCIKTDPCACDYPKAGCCS; encoded by the exons GTGTCTACCATGCCCAGCGGCGGGTATCAAGTCGGGTCTTCGAGACGGAAAGCCCATTGACGGCGACATGAGACCGAACTGCCCATGCCGATCTTGCTGCTGTGGGAAACCGCCCATTGTTAAGCCG TGTTACAAGCAACCAAAAATCCCAGAGTCGTACGCGCCGAGACGATGCTACATAAAACCATCAGCCCCCGTAGAGGGATGCACGACTTACAAGCTGTCGTATCTACCTGTCGACGGATGCAAAAACCTACGGGGAGAAGTAAAGAAACCTTCGCCCAACATTGTACCGAGCTGTGAACCTATGGAAGGGTGTACCGTTCAAAAG TTGTCATACCTACCGAACCCGGTGTGCGTGACGCAGTCGATCCGGCCCTGCCACCACGACATGTGGGGCCAGGGTCCCATGCAGAACATCACCACACAACGACACGACTACGTGCCCAAGCCGAGTATACTACGAGAGAGCTTTAAGCCAGCACCGAAATTTCACTGCGTCGACCAACCATTTGAAA AtcggacaataaataaattatcttatTTACCGCCCGAGAAAATTGATATGCCGAAATCGTTTGCGCCCGAGCGTTGCTATGAAAAGCCGGCTGCCAAAATGGACGGAACCACCACCCACAAGATGAGCTATTTACCGAATCCT gtaaTGAAGAAAGAAACAGTACCGTGGGCTTGTAAGGGACAATATGAGAAGCCTTGTCAAAAGTTGGACGGAAATACGACATACACAATGAG TTACTTGGACGCGAAAAGCGACTGTCGTCGACAACCCATCTTACCGACTGCTTGCTCCAACCCTGTCTCCGCTTCGAAGAGATTTGAAACGCAGACTATTTATAAGAACAG CTATTTACCGGCCACGGCAACCATACCGACGCCAGTGAAGCCGTCGCCAAACATCATCGCTTCGACAGCTCAAATGGAAGGGGACACGGTGCAAAag TTGTCGTACCTACCGAACCCGGTGTGCGTGACGCAGTCGATCCGGCCCTGCCACCACGACATGTGGGGTCAGGGTCCCATGCAGAACATCACCACGCAACGACACGACTACGTGCCCAAGCCGTCTGTACTCCGGGAGTCGTTCAAACCGGCTCACAAGTACCACTGCGTCGAACAACCGTTTGAAA atCGGACCGTGAATCGGATGTCGTTTTTGGACCCGGGACGAGTGCCCCTACCGGAATCGTATGCTCCCGTCAAGTGTTACGAAAAGCCAACAG CCAAAATGGAGAGCGACACGATACATAAGATGTCCTTCCAGCCTGTATGTGTTCCGACGCCTCAACGACCCCCGTGGGCTTGCAAGGGACAATACGAAAAACCGTGTCAAAAG TTGGAGGGGACTACAATATACCGGTCCTCGTTCTTGCCTCCCGGCGAGGATTGCACCGAGTACATGGATCCCTGCGCTTATGGCGATTGCAAAC CTTGTGACTGCACTTGCCCTTCAGGATGTATTAAAACGGATCCCTGTGCCTGCGATTACCCGAAAGCGGGTTGTTGTTCGTGA